One stretch of Fictibacillus sp. b24 DNA includes these proteins:
- a CDS encoding GerAB/ArcD/ProY family transporter, with protein sequence MQKIKEAFLVSPFLVFFLVHSEQVGVGVLGYQRVIAKYAGYDSWISVIIAAAFVHILIWMIYYVLDNGDGDIVTIHKSLFGRLLGNMFNLALLLYFLLWSITVLRTYIEVIQVWMFPTLSTWKIAVVFLLLTYYVVSSGFRTVAGICFLGVVIPLGLILLLVYPLEFTHFSNLLPVFDENLKDYLSATKNMMLSYLGFETLLVFYPFIKNAKRSQKFAHHANIFTFMMYLLVTLFSFAFFSQEQLARNIWATLSMVKIVQVSFVERFDFVFVSMWCLVILPNITLAIWSSSRVAKLMLNIRQHVTLIVLLALVLVACIFLDTRLKINLLNNYTNKIGFYLAVSYIPLIFIATFFKKQLKKKRKNNEQASPTT encoded by the coding sequence ATGCAAAAAATTAAAGAAGCTTTTCTCGTGTCTCCCTTTCTTGTCTTTTTCCTTGTGCATTCTGAACAAGTTGGTGTTGGAGTTCTAGGTTATCAGAGAGTCATTGCAAAATATGCTGGTTATGATTCTTGGATCTCGGTCATTATCGCAGCCGCTTTTGTACATATACTTATATGGATGATCTATTATGTGCTTGACAATGGTGACGGAGATATCGTGACCATCCATAAATCTTTGTTTGGCCGGCTTCTTGGTAACATGTTTAATCTCGCTCTTTTACTTTACTTTCTATTATGGTCCATTACTGTTTTAAGAACGTATATCGAAGTGATACAAGTATGGATGTTTCCTACCTTAAGTACTTGGAAGATCGCTGTTGTCTTTCTCTTATTAACATATTACGTCGTTTCTTCAGGTTTTCGAACAGTTGCAGGAATCTGTTTCTTAGGAGTCGTCATTCCATTAGGATTAATCCTCTTGTTGGTTTATCCACTAGAGTTCACTCATTTTTCTAATCTGTTGCCTGTATTTGATGAAAACCTCAAAGATTATTTATCAGCAACGAAAAACATGATGCTCAGTTACCTCGGATTTGAGACGCTGCTCGTTTTTTATCCATTTATAAAAAACGCAAAACGTTCTCAAAAATTTGCGCATCATGCTAATATCTTTACCTTTATGATGTATTTACTGGTTACGCTGTTCTCGTTTGCTTTCTTTAGTCAGGAACAGTTGGCCAGAAATATATGGGCAACGCTTTCTATGGTGAAAATCGTACAAGTGTCATTTGTGGAGCGTTTTGACTTTGTGTTCGTATCCATGTGGTGCCTTGTGATCCTTCCCAATATTACACTTGCAATATGGTCCTCGAGCCGGGTAGCAAAACTAATGTTGAACATCCGTCAGCATGTAACGCTTATCGTTTTATTAGCTCTTGTATTAGTTGCCTGTATTTTCTTAGATACTCGATTAAAAATCAATTTGCTCAATAATTACACGAACAAAATCGGTTTTTACTTGGCGGTCAGTTATATTCCACTCATATTTATTGCAACGTTCTTCAAAAAACAGTTAAAAAAGAAAAGAAAAAATAACGAGCAAGCATCACCGACTACTTGA
- the hutP gene encoding hut operon transcriptional regulator HutP gives MALSNERLIGKMAMLGVLDESYLPEIEKQGWKYCVGKAGSMDSQKVVAAIETAAKNEQVIQSGIYRETHSLYHAIMEAFHGVTRGQVQLGTVLRTVGLRFIVVRGNPYEKKEEGDWIAVALYGTIGAPVKGLEHEAIGLGINHI, from the coding sequence ATGGCATTATCGAACGAGCGATTGATTGGAAAAATGGCTATGTTAGGTGTATTAGACGAAAGCTATCTGCCTGAAATAGAAAAACAGGGCTGGAAGTATTGCGTAGGCAAAGCCGGTTCGATGGATTCTCAAAAGGTAGTAGCTGCGATTGAAACAGCAGCCAAAAATGAACAGGTGATTCAAAGCGGGATTTATCGCGAAACACATTCCCTTTACCATGCGATCATGGAAGCATTTCATGGAGTGACTAGAGGACAGGTTCAACTAGGAACGGTTCTTAGGACTGTCGGTTTACGGTTTATTGTTGTCCGCGGCAATCCTTATGAAAAGAAGGAAGAAGGGGACTGGATAGCGGTCGCTTTATACGGAACGATCGGTGCTCCTGTAAAAGGATTGGAGCATGAAGCGATCGGACTCGGTATTAATCATATTTAA
- the hutH gene encoding histidine ammonia-lyase gives MITLTGNTLSMEEIKWILHDNEPVEACPVSMKKVADSRKAVEEIVAEGKVVYGITTGFGKFSDVFISRDDVETLQINLIRSHACGIGEPFPETISRLMLILRANALLKGFSGIRPVVIERLLELVEKSVHPVVPQQGSLGASGDLAPLSHLALVLVGEGEAYYKGERLPGQEALKRAGIEPVVLTAKEGLALINGTQAMTAQGIAAYIEAERIGLMADAIASLTTESLRGITDAFDEDVHLARGYKEQVEVAERLRAYLEGSQLTTKQGEIRVQDAYSLRCIPQVHGASWQVLGYVKEKLEIEMNAATDNPLIFDNGNKIISGGNFHGQPIAFAMDFLKLAAAEWANISERRIERMVNPQLSDLPGFLSPNPGLESGAMIMQYAAASLVSENKTLAHPASVDSIPSSANQEDHVSMGTIASRHAAQIIANARRVLAVELICAMQAADFRGPEKLAPKTKKVYEHGRIVCPTIQCDRMFHRDMEAVASWILDQSWNEILIGTKAQKLAH, from the coding sequence ATGATTACATTAACAGGTAATACACTTTCCATGGAAGAAATCAAGTGGATTCTGCATGATAACGAACCCGTAGAAGCTTGCCCGGTCAGCATGAAAAAAGTTGCTGACAGCCGGAAAGCGGTTGAAGAGATTGTGGCTGAAGGTAAAGTGGTATACGGGATCACGACTGGCTTTGGGAAGTTTAGTGATGTTTTTATTTCTAGAGATGATGTTGAGACATTGCAGATCAATCTGATTCGCAGCCATGCGTGTGGGATTGGGGAACCGTTTCCTGAGACAATCAGTCGCCTTATGCTTATTTTAAGAGCAAATGCGCTGTTAAAAGGATTTTCGGGTATCCGACCTGTAGTAATTGAACGGCTGTTAGAGCTAGTGGAGAAGAGTGTCCATCCTGTTGTTCCGCAGCAAGGGTCCCTAGGAGCGAGCGGTGATCTGGCTCCACTTTCTCATTTAGCACTGGTCTTAGTAGGTGAAGGAGAGGCGTATTACAAAGGAGAGCGTCTTCCTGGTCAAGAAGCATTAAAGAGAGCTGGTATTGAACCCGTTGTGTTAACGGCTAAAGAGGGCCTTGCTTTAATTAATGGAACACAAGCCATGACAGCTCAGGGGATTGCAGCATATATAGAGGCTGAACGAATCGGGCTCATGGCAGATGCCATCGCTTCTTTAACAACTGAAAGTTTAAGAGGAATAACAGATGCATTTGATGAAGACGTGCATCTTGCAAGAGGATATAAAGAACAAGTAGAAGTGGCTGAGCGTCTTAGAGCATATTTAGAAGGCAGTCAGCTTACTACTAAGCAAGGCGAAATCAGAGTGCAAGATGCGTATTCATTAAGATGCATCCCACAAGTACACGGAGCATCTTGGCAAGTACTTGGTTATGTAAAAGAAAAGCTTGAGATTGAAATGAACGCTGCAACTGATAATCCGCTGATTTTTGATAATGGCAACAAGATTATCTCAGGCGGTAATTTTCATGGTCAGCCGATCGCCTTTGCGATGGACTTCTTGAAGCTTGCAGCAGCGGAGTGGGCGAATATTTCGGAACGCCGCATCGAGCGAATGGTCAACCCCCAGCTAAGCGACTTGCCAGGTTTTCTAAGTCCCAATCCTGGACTTGAGTCTGGTGCGATGATCATGCAATATGCAGCTGCATCGCTTGTGTCTGAAAATAAAACGCTTGCTCACCCTGCAAGCGTTGATTCGATTCCTTCATCAGCGAACCAGGAAGATCATGTAAGTATGGGGACGATTGCTTCAAGACATGCAGCGCAGATCATTGCAAATGCAAGAAGAGTGCTGGCAGTAGAATTAATCTGTGCGATGCAGGCGGCAGATTTCAGGGGACCTGAAAAACTCGCGCCAAAAACTAAAAAAGTTTACGAGCATGGAAGAATTGTTTGTCCGACAATCCAATGTGACCGTATGTTTCACAGGGACATGGAAGCTGTTGCTTCATGGATTCTTGACCAATCTTGGAATGAAATTTTAATCGGAACAAAAGCTCAAAAGTTAGCACATTAA